From the genome of Colletotrichum higginsianum IMI 349063 chromosome 4, whole genome shotgun sequence, one region includes:
- a CDS encoding alpha-1,2-Mannosidase, which yields MVAKFQLRNYSPPTYRVLALLVVFVVLSVLLLRDESAQLNGDGDDDVVAPILEATKSSYDWSTHPQKHPVPLADMTRLPDGEPLSLPKIQFDFTADRSDSLKKRDVSLMSSRRHEVRKAFIKSWQSYTRYAWGYDELQPLSLRGRNRYNGWGVTLVDSLDTLWLMGMFDDFNKAVQYVSMIDWNNATESRCNVFETNIRYIGGLLSAYDLSNEKVLLDKAIQLADMLYAAFDTPNRFPPFAFSFVELKAGRILPDPYQSAAAIGSMSLEFTRLAQLTGEFKFYDAIERIKQAFDLIQEETMLPGLWPSFINVRDDFQATNNIFKLGGDGDSLYEYLPKMHVLLGGLDTSYERMYKGAARAAKAHLLYRPMTPQMDDILLLGTAIVNEKLRKIDQISEIEHLSCFAGGMFAMAGKLFDIPDDVEVGDKLARGCAWAYKSFKSGLMPEKAQVVKCDTIDACAWDEQKWAAQSGQHAPRGFWRVDDAHYNLRPEGIESLFILYRITGREDLLDMAWDMFQAVQRATQTDDAHAVIVDVTYSQSRQEDTMESFFFAETLKYFYLIFSDSELISLDEWVFNTEAHPFKRPTST from the coding sequence ATGGTAGCGAAATTCCAGTTACGAAACTACTCACCGCCGACATACCGGGTGCTCGCTCTGCTTGTCGTCTTCGTTGTGCTATCAGTACTTCTGTTACGAGACGAGTCAGCGCAGCTcaatggcgacggcgatgatgatgttgttgctCCCATCCTTGAGGCTACGAAGAGCAGCTATGACTGGTCTACACATCCCCAGAAGCATCCGGTCCCTCTGGCGGATATGACACGGCTCCCCGACGGAGAGCCACTCAGTCTCCCAAAGATCCAGTTCGATTTCACTGCAGACCGATCAGACAGCCTGAAGAAAAGAGATGTCAGCCTCATGAGCTCCCGCCGCCATGAGGTGCGCAAAGCATTCATTAAGAGCTGGCAGTCATACACCAGATACGCCTGGGGATATGACGAGTTACAACCTCTATCCTTGAGGGGCAGGAACCGCTACAATGGCTGGGGCGTTACCCTGGTCGACTCGCTCGACACACTATGGTTGATGGGAATGTTTGATGATTTCAACAAAGCCGTCCAGTACGTCAGCATGATTGATTGGAACAACGCGACGGAGTCAAGGTGCAACGTGTTCGAGACGAATATTCGGTACATCGGTGGACTTCTGTCGGCGTACGACCTCAGCAACGAAAAAGTGCTTCTCGACAAAGCcatccagctcgccgatATGCTGTACGCGGCCTTCGACACGCCCAACCGCTTTCCCCCCTTTGCCTTCAGCTTTGTAGAGCTCAAGGCGGGAAGAATCCTACCCGATCCCTACCAAAGCGCTGCTGCTATCGGCAGCATGTCTTTGGAATTTACAAGGCTTGCTCAGTTGACGGGAGAGTTCAAATTTTACGACGCCATCGAGCGCATAAAGCAAGCGTTCGACCTCATTCAGGAAGAGACCATGCTGCCGGGCCTGTGGCCGAGCTTCATTAACGTCCGCGATGACTTTCAAGCGACCAACAACATCTTTAAGCTGGGAGGGGACGGCGACTCACTCTACGAATACCTGCCGAAGATGCACGTCCTCCTTGGCGGGCTCGACACATCCTATGAGAGAATGTACAAGGGCGCCGCAAGAGCAGCCAAGGCTCATCTTCTGTACCGACCAATGACACCGCAGATGGATGACATCTTGCTCCTCGGTaccgccatcgtcaacgagAAACTGAGAAAAATCGACCAGATCTCAGAGATCGAGCATCTGTCCTGCTTCGCTGGCGGGATGTTCGCCATGGCCGGCAAGCTGTTCGACATCCCagacgatgtcgaggtcggcgacaAGCTCGCACGTGGATGCGCGTGGGCGTACAAGTCTTTCAAGAGCGGCCTCATGCCGGAGAAGGCCCAGGTTGTCAAATGCGACACCATAGACGCCTGCGCGTGGGACGAGCAGAAATGGGCTGCGCAGAGCGGTCAGCACGCACCCCGCGGATTCTGGCGCGTCGATGACGCCCACTACAACCTGCGACCCGAGGGTATCGAGagcctcttcatcctctACCGAATCACTGGCAGGGAGGACCTTCTAGACATGGCGTGGGACATGTTCCAGGCTGTCCAGAGGGCAACGCAGACGGACGACGCCCACGCCGTGATTGTCGACGTAACGTACAGCCAGTCGCGGCAGGAGGATACGATGGAGAGCTTCTTCTTTGCAGAAACATTGAAGTACTTTTACTTGATTTTCTCGGATTCCGAGCTGATCAGCCTGGACGAATGGGTCTTTAACACCGAGGCTCATCCCTTTAAACGGCCTACATCAACATGA
- a CDS encoding FAD dependent oxidoreductase superfamily protein, translating into MGPAFVGLMARNSWASRKDSPAPARASRPNMAGGPSDDRRSQHCMYGGDWRPSKSIIVSSSVVRLTQTYWAIVHMLTTIFHLHRVTANLLTQCSAGVIGLSTAVRLQQDGYNVAIVAKDFPSPFEAVDAKASINYTSQWGGAHNRWVIPANETEERDHAMALVTFQQMESLNKSNPEAGITFMPGIEYLENPPAQYRSLTEEKAKSLGLVEFRRLKPSEFPDDKVKWGCEYWTWCVNPMIYCSFLLRRFSWNGGKVFRREISNPREGFTIKGLADVRAVINCSGVGFGDKDSFITRGQTCAVANYSPATVTRQNADGSWSFCVPRNFDGGTIVGGTKEPDNWDP; encoded by the exons ATGGGACCGGCGTTTGTGGGCCTCATGGCTAGAAACTCGTGGGCTTCTCGAAAAGACTCCCCGGCCCCCGCCCGTGCTTCGAGGCCGAACATGGCAGGCGGCCCCTCCGATGATCGGCGAAGTCAACACTGTATGTATGGTGGAGACTGGCGTCCGAGCAAATCAATAATCGTTTCGTCTTCAGTAGTTAGATTGACTCAGACTTACTGGGCCATCGTTCATATGTTAA CTACAATCTTCCATCTCCATCGTGTGACGGCGAACCTACTGACACAATGCAGCGCTGGTGTGATCGGGCTAAGCACTGCTGTGAGACTCCAGCAGGATGGCTACAACGTAGCTATTGTAGCCAAGGATTTCCCCAGTCCtttcgaggccgtcgatgccAAAGCCTCGATCAACTACACATCCCAGTGGGGAGGCGCTCACAACCGCTGGGTCATACCGGCGAACGAAACTGAAGAGCGAGATCATGCGATGGCACTCGTGACATTCCAGCAGATGGAGTCGTTGAACAAGAGCAACCCAGAAGCTGGTATCACCTTCATGCCCGGCATCGAGTACCTGGAGAATCCTCCGGCGCAGTACAGGAGCCTGACCGAGGAAAAGGCCAAGAGCTTAGGGCTAGTAGAGTTTCGGCGTTTGAAGCCGAGCGAGTTTCCAGACGACAAAGTGAAGTGGGGCTGTGAGTATTGGACATGGTGTGTGAACCCCATGATCTACTGCTCTTTTCTCCTTCGCAGGTTCTCCTGGAACGGCGGCAAAGTGTTCCGTAGAGAGATCAGCAACCCGCGCGAAGGTTTCACAATCAAGGGACTAGCTGATGTACGGGCCGTCATCAATTGCTCCGGGGTTGGGTTTGGGGACAAGGACTCGTTCATTACACGAG GACAAACATGTGCTGTGGCCAACTACAGCCCAGCAACAGTGACACGACAGAATGCCGATGGCTCTTGGTCATTCTGCGTGCCCAGAAACTTTGATGGTGGCACAATCGTCGGTGGCACAAAGGAACCCGACAACTGGGACCCTTAG
- a CDS encoding U3 small nucleolar RNA-associated protein 11 — protein sequence MSSMRNAVQRRSHRERAQPVERQRFGLLEKHKDYSLRAKDYNKKKAQIKSLRQKAAERNEDEFYFGMLSRNSMGSRLKDGRKWSGTVAGDRGNKAMDMETVRLLKTQDVGYVRTMRNVISKEVKRLEEQVVLVGGIEAASQNGDDGDDSDDDIETRPAAPRKIVFLDGTEAKAEAAQQEAMDLGGDGSDEDEFKGFDDDKEDDGNDDAQTQKEKTLQRLRLQLQNAKKKLKVLSKAEEGLEIQRAKMAKTATSGGTTKKGKKIMVRTRKR from the exons ATGTCATCGATGCGCAACGCCGTCCAGCGGCGCTCCCATAGGGAGCGTGCTCAGCCCGTGGAACGCCAACGtttcggcctcctcgagaaGCACAAG GATTACTCCCTCCGTGCGAAAGATtacaacaagaagaaggcgcaGATCAAGTCCCTGCGCCAAAAGGCTGCCGAACGCAACGAGGATGAGTTTTATTTCGGCATGCTTAGCCGCAACTCCATGGGCTCGCGCCTCAAGGACGGCAGGAAGTGGTCCGGCACCGTAGCCGGCGACCGCGGCAACAAGGCTATGGATATGGAAACGGTGCGGCTTCTCAAGACGCAGGACGTTGGCTACGTGCGCACCATGCGTAACGTCATCTCCAAAGAGGTGAAGCGCCTCGAGGAGCAGGTCGTGCTAGTTGGCGGCATCGAAGCGGCGAGCCAGAatggcgatgatggggacgacagcgacgacgataTCGAAACGAGGCCCGCAGCGCCAAGAAAGATTGTTTTCCTGGATGGCACGGAGGCCAAGGCAGAGGCCGCTCAGCAGGAGGCGATGGACCTGGGTGGGGATGggagcgacgaggacgagttcaagggattcgacgacgacaaggaggacgacggcaacgacgacgcccagACACAGAAGGAAAAGACACTCCAGCGGTTACGGCTGCAACTACAAAATGCGAAAAAGAAACTCAAGGTCCTCAgcaaggcggaggagggcctCGAGATACAACGGGCCAAGATGGCCAAGACGGCGACTTCAGGCGGTacgacgaagaagggcaagaagatcATGGTCCGGACGCGCAAGCGGTAA
- a CDS encoding Acetylserotonin methytransferase-like protein encodes MSTQPPSGGYSLFPNPNAKPPTIWRPASRTRRSESRERARAVSPESVHSADRASPPHHGRQTPQQRVQSQVERSQTPQSIRQTQVGEQETAPNRREVPAPPSVTVAPVQRPPPVADILPRSDTSFSQEHTLVQSNSTRSRSSIAKLPFPEGPSSSSQEQPALRSIFPRYNPEVPLNQQDYFPTQTSPTHIPRAVINRTTWYPDPEGDGQNNQHRSPVRSPLSGGSTQRWPRRNIEPPVIPSVSANEHMKSLWKVSNGWKAPPSEGRVYCMKLSQEKDAPIYTLSSSSQPFYSLRLDPTSASAYVTLSRHDPAKVYKVPNPTASSSASSILSGVVGHKDNGKAADGKHWQEVLTTTLEEESRKHPPNDGLVALLYPLAAAKMALDKPDDMNAIMTAETECARLVWDEDSGSHFLVHPALATPFCVTIERSPAWSRVEYTLEHHESPQHLAKLTRDGTGSGHLEVDTAIAAKIDSFFLVDVAVTALLLVAVADEKNTRIETFEPPPAPHEPASGERRLSRREEKKRAAAAARRGKMEEFEIDIESQDSSFAKLEQAGKEARDGLPWPLRALFKVVAGLFKCLVWFLTLGFKALAAIVKGLARCLGVKSE; translated from the coding sequence ATGTCGACACAGCCACCCTCAGGAGGCTACTCACTCTTCCCGAACCCCAATGCGAAGCCTCCAACGATATGGAGACCAGCATCTCGAACTCGGAGGTCGGAGTCCCGCGAGCGGGCCCGGGCTGTGTCTCCCGAGAGCGTCCACTCAGCTGACCGGGCGTCTCCGCCACATCATGGCAGACAGACGCCGCAGCAGAGAGTCCAGTCGCAGGTAGAGCGGTCGCAAACTCCACAAAGCATTCGCCAGACTCAGGTCGGTGAGCAGGAGACCGCACCAAATAGACGCGAGGTGCCGGCACCCCCTTCGGTAACAGTTGCACCTGTTCAACGGCCCCCTCCTGTCGCCGACATACTACCCCGGTCAGACACGTCATTCTCACAGGAACACACCCTGGTACAAAGCAACAGCACGCGCTCTCGGAGCTCGATAGCAAAGCTTCCATTCCCAGAAGGaccgtcatcatcctcgcaAGAACAGCCTGCCTTGCGTTCCATATTCCCACGCTACAATCCGGAAGTGCCGCTCAACCAGCAAGATTACTTCCCTACCCAAACCAGCCCGACTCACATCCCGCGAGCCGTGATCAACCGCACAACATGGTATCCGGACCCCGAGGGTGACGGCCAAAACAACCAGCACAGAAGTCCCGTAAGGAGTCCACTGAGCGGCGGTTCAACGCAGCGATGGCCGAGACGGAACATTGAGCCCCCAGTCATTCCCAGCGTCTCGGCAAACGAGCACATGAAGAGCTTATGGAAGGTCTCCAACGGCTGGAAGGCACCGCCATCAGAAGGCAGAGTGTATTGCATGAAGCTCTCCCAGGAGAAGGATGCGCCCATCTATACCCTGTCTTCGTCATCCCAGCCATTCTACAGCCTCCGACTCGATCCCACCTCCGCCTCAGCATACGTCACACTCAGCCGCCATGACCCCGCCAAGGTCTACAAGGTTCCTAATCCCACGGCAAGCTCTTCGGCGAGCAGCATTCTTTCCGGCGTCGTTGGTCACAAAGACaacggcaaggccgccgatgGGAAGCACTGGCAGGAAGTCCTCACGACGACGCTTGAAGAGGAGTCCCGCAAGCACCCGCCCAATGATGGCCTCGTAGCCCTCCTCTACCCTCTTGCAGCCGCCAAGATGGCACTCGACAAGCCGGACGACATGAACGCCATCATGACCGCCGAGACAGAGTGCGCCCGTCTCGTCTGGGACGAGGACTCGGGCTCGCACTTCCTCGTGCACCCGGCCCTTGCGACGCCCTTTTGCGTCACAATCGAACGCTCCCCAGCCTGGAGCCGCGTGGAGTACACCCTTGAGCACCACGAGTCGCCGCAGCATCTCGCTAAACTGACACGTGACGGCACTGGCAGTGGCCACCTCGAGGTTGACACGGCCATTGCTGCCAAGATTGACAGCTTCTTccttgtcgacgtcgccgtcacgGCGCTCTTGCTCGTCGCGGTGGCAGACGAGAAGAACACCAGGATCGAGACATTTGagccgccgcctgcgcctcACGAGCCGGCGAGCGGGGAGCGACGGCTGAGcaggagagaagagaagaagcgggccgccgccgccgcacggAGGGGCAAGATGGAGGAGTTTGAGATTGACATTGAGAGCCAGGACAGCAGCTTTGCAAAGCTGGAGCAGGCCGGCAAGGAGGCACGCGACGGGTTGCCGTGGCCACTAAGAGCGCTTTTTAAAGTCGTTGCAGGGCTGTTCAAATGTCTCGTGTGGTTCCTGACGCTGGGCTTCAAGGCGCTTGCTGCAATTGTCAAGGGGCTGGCAAGGTGTTTGGGTGTCAAATCGGAATGA
- a CDS encoding Uracil phosphoribosyltransferase, translating to MAASDGTKPVVVGLYGVPGCGKSFLLNQLRTQLNHKHFRLFEGSEIIDRIVPGGLGIFKKSDDQKKRHWRQLAINDIAEECTRKGHLGIVTGHFLFRSVEDSTTYDVVYTQGDLLVYTHILYLDVPADVVVSRSQGDTARSRHPLSVDHIRKWQDAEKVQLRHLCLENGILFGLVSSAPSLLDRILPLLHDIHHHSEKENLSRVRSRLDEVVLTMQRVNKLETVVVLDGDRTLCASDTGTMFWEKFRAKLPSSEECFLKMLFSSSLGYTYLAFRQAAFLYEETHPHFDDLCSEVASATTMHPEFAVLIRAVEKASHAGAVVVTCGIRQVWEKILEREGLAKSVKVIGGGRLADGYVVDPQIKAAVVSRLQRHHNLYVWAFGDSLMDLPMLEMADQAIVVVGEEQFRSQSMSAALLKAIEKDNLQARQALIPATSTPRIDLNKLPLVDITSQAFTNSVARRRGLRVYHATTTNASKLLMTPTRDASIAGPSLRAAHHRVGWYLAVELLTDVLGVEEYPIAHVQNRTTDGHRLFDEENTVVVALMRGGEPMAFGVNEAFPRAMFCHAGCPEDLNSDKLVGKKTVLLVDSVINSGKTIVDFVQQVRKLDATMRIVVVAGVVQANAVSDVMKPLASDMDLSLVTLRLSENKFTGRGDTDTGNRLFNTTQLA from the coding sequence ATGGCAGCCTCCGACGGCACCAAGCCCGTTGTTGTTGGTCTCTATGGTGTTCCTGGCTGCGGCAAATCTTTCCTCCTGAACCAACTCAGGACCCAACTCAACCATAAGCATTTTCGACTTTTCGAGGGCTCCGAAATTATCGACAGGATCGTTCCGGGAGGACTGGGAATCTTCAAGAAATCGGACGATCAGAAGAAGCGCCACTGGCGCCAGCTTGCCATCAACGACATCGCTGAAGAGTGCACCCGTAAGGGGCATCTTGGGATCGTCACTGGCCACTTTTTGTTCAGGTCTGTAGAGGATAGTACTACCTACGACGTTGTATACACGCAAGGCGATCTCCTTGTGTACACGCATATCCTCTACCTCGATGTCCCTGCAGATGTGGTGGTCAGCCGTTCTCAAGGTGATACGGCTCGGAGTCGCCATCCTCTATCCGTGGACCACATCCGCAAGTGGCAAGACGCCGAGAAGGTTCAACTGCGTCACCTCTGTCTCGAGAATGGCATTCTTTTCGGGCTTGTATCGTCAGCGCCATCCCTACTAGACAGGATCTTGCCTCTTCTCCACGACATCCATCATCATTCCGAGAAGGAGAACCTATCTCGCGTTAGAAGTCGACTCGATGAGGTGGTACTCACCATGCAAAGAGTGAACAAGTTAGAAACGGTTGTCGTTCTCGATGGAGACCGAACTCTGTGTGCTTCGGATACTGGCACGATGTTCTGGGAGAAGTTCAGGGCGAAACTGCCTTCATCGGAGGAGTGTTTCCTGAAAATGCTCTTCAGCAGCTCTCTTGGATACACGTATCTGGCCTTCCGTCAGGCTGCTTTCCTCTACGAGGAAACGCATCCCCACTTCGACGACTTGTGCAGTGAGGTCGCCTCTGCCACCACCATGCACCCCGAGTTCGCGGTCTTGATCAGGGCCGTGGAAAAAGCCTCGCACGCTGGTGCAGTTGTAGTCACATGTGGCATACGCCAAGTATGGGAGAAAATcctggagagagagggcctTGCCAAGAGCGTGAAGGTCATTGGTGGAGGGCGCCTTGCGGATGGCTACGTCGTCGACCCTCAAATCAAAGCCGCCGTTGTCTCCCGATTACAGAGGCACCACAATCTGTATGTCTGGGCATTTGGAGATAGTCTGATGGACTTGCCCATGCTCGAGATGGCCGATCAGGCCATTGTCGTGGTGGGCGAAGAGCAGTTCAGGAGCCAGAGCATGAGCGCGGCCTTGTTGAAAGCAATCGAGAAGGACAACCTTCAGGCGCGACAAGCCTTGATTCCTGCCACCTCAACGCCGCGTATCGACCTTAACAAACTGCCACTTGTTGACATCACCAGTCAAGCCTTCACCAACTCCGTCGCGCGCCGTCGTGGCCTCCGAGTATATCACGCAACAACGACGAACGCATCCAAGCTGCTCATGACCCCGACCCGCGATGCATCTATCGCTGGTCCCAGTCTGAGAGCAGCTCACCATCGAGTTGGTTGGTACCTTGCGGTCGAATTGCTGACGGATGTGCTTGGTGTGGAAGAGTATCCCATTGCGCACGTCCAGAACCGCACAACCGATGGCCATCGACTtttcgacgaggagaacaCAGTGGTTGTAGCGTTGATGCGTGGCGGAGAGCCAATGGCGTTCGGAGTCAACGAGGCGTTCCCGAGAGCCATGTTTTGCCACGCCGGTTGCCCTGAGGACCTCAACTCAGACAAGCTTGTGGGAAAGAAGACAGTGCTGCTCGTGGACTCAGTGATCAACAGCGGCAAGACGATTGTGGACTTTGTTCAACAAGTTCGCAAGCTGGATGCAACGATGCGCATCGTAGTTGTGGCAGGAGTTGTCCAGGCAAATGCAGTCTCGGACGTGATGAAGCCGCTGGCAAGCGACATGGATCTGAGTCTGGTTACACTTCGTCTCTCGGAAAACAAATTTACGGGGAGGGGCGATACAGACACCGGCAACAGACTCTTCAACACGACTCAGCTTGCCTAA